A single genomic interval of Nocardioides nitrophenolicus harbors:
- a CDS encoding Vgb family protein: MTMRRARVGRAMVMAVTLGLMTLAPVAHADGRDDPTPGVVRHDRVVGQAQADGTTAYNVPTGGAGLGRITTAPNGDLWFTERNAKPDSNSASGWAGRVGRLKTNGSFTEWTLYADNEYSTVKDVDVAADGKVWVLYNSGRYVLGFYPDQGQTGVTNLEISAYPRGQHLRIGPDGATPWITLGYDTHGVARIVNGAVQVSNNPACENEIARGAQGTMWCTKDVETNVKRISPDGTSTQAYPLPQDATYPYSLAAGANGAIWFGRDNGGSMFYSPGNGSVGWFDLGSSDAHVIPVGQKVAPRSLRLGPDGNMWFVSIGVAKGIGHVNAAGMGAVTQVGSWQPRGLTFGPDGAVWFTDDVNNAIVRVPTSALQSTNVDVGAGSGVQSRMVAFRVKKKGAKRIFVGTVSAASPSCVAGKVQVRRAKGKKSVLVAKGKAKVSGGFKVTVAKSRLPKGRYFVRAKAKAGCAAVDSPIRKVR; the protein is encoded by the coding sequence ATGACGATGCGACGTGCTCGGGTCGGCCGGGCGATGGTCATGGCCGTGACGCTCGGCCTGATGACGCTGGCCCCGGTGGCGCACGCGGACGGCCGCGACGACCCGACTCCGGGCGTCGTCCGCCACGATCGGGTGGTCGGGCAGGCGCAGGCGGACGGGACGACGGCGTACAACGTGCCGACCGGCGGTGCCGGGCTGGGCCGGATCACCACGGCGCCCAACGGTGACCTCTGGTTCACCGAGCGCAACGCCAAGCCCGACAGCAACTCCGCGTCGGGCTGGGCCGGTCGGGTCGGGCGGCTCAAGACGAACGGCAGCTTCACCGAGTGGACGCTGTATGCCGACAACGAGTACAGCACGGTCAAGGACGTCGACGTGGCGGCCGACGGCAAGGTGTGGGTGCTCTACAACAGCGGCCGCTACGTCCTCGGCTTCTATCCGGACCAGGGCCAGACGGGCGTCACGAACCTGGAGATCTCGGCGTACCCCCGGGGCCAGCACCTGCGGATCGGACCGGACGGCGCGACCCCGTGGATCACCCTTGGCTACGACACCCACGGCGTCGCGCGGATCGTCAACGGAGCCGTCCAGGTCAGCAACAACCCGGCCTGCGAGAACGAGATCGCTCGCGGCGCGCAGGGCACCATGTGGTGCACCAAGGACGTCGAGACCAACGTCAAGCGGATCAGCCCGGACGGCACCTCGACCCAGGCCTACCCGCTGCCCCAGGACGCGACCTACCCGTACTCGCTCGCCGCCGGTGCGAACGGCGCGATCTGGTTCGGTCGCGACAACGGCGGCAGCATGTTCTACTCCCCGGGCAACGGCAGCGTCGGCTGGTTCGACCTCGGCAGCTCCGACGCGCACGTGATCCCCGTCGGCCAGAAGGTGGCGCCGCGGTCCCTGCGGCTCGGTCCCGACGGCAACATGTGGTTCGTCTCGATCGGGGTCGCGAAGGGCATCGGGCACGTCAACGCCGCCGGGATGGGCGCGGTCACCCAGGTCGGGAGCTGGCAGCCGCGCGGCCTGACCTTCGGCCCGGACGGAGCCGTCTGGTTCACCGACGACGTGAACAACGCGATCGTGCGGGTCCCGACCAGTGCCCTCCAGAGCACGAACGTCGACGTGGGCGCGGGTTCCGGGGTCCAGAGCCGGATGGTCGCGTTCAGGGTCAAGAAGAAGGGGGCGAAGCGGATCTTCGTCGGCACGGTCAGTGCCGCGTCGCCGAGCTGTGTCGCCGGCAAGGTCCAGGTCCGCCGGGCCAAGGGCAAGAAGTCCGTGCTCGTGGCGAAGGGCAAGGCCAAGGTGTCGGGCGGGTTCAAGGTGACCGTCGCGAAGTCCCGCCTGCCCAAGGGCAGGTACTTCGTGCGCGCCAAGGCCAAGGCCGGCTGCGCCGCGGTGGACTCACCGATCCGCAAGGTGCGCTGA
- a CDS encoding M14 family zinc carboxypeptidase has translation MRRLLTALAATLVVVAGAVLVVPAPTSAAPASAATTSYVESSVVIGTSARGRPIRAYYRGEEGAPHVLLVLGQMHGDEKDGIATARWIRDHAHPRPGTGVWVVPTMNPDGNARGSRTNGRGVDLNRNWPTDGWSGARRGTRYWGGPRPASEPETKAMIAFLSQVQPDLIASIHQPLRAIGRGGHGKWERRLARFLHLPRRYLGVGNPSGTDAPTLTAWYDATLGEYGAATTIEYGARTSHRYRTKVAGRGILRAARVH, from the coding sequence ATGCGTCGACTCCTGACCGCGCTGGCGGCGACCCTGGTGGTCGTCGCCGGCGCGGTCCTCGTCGTCCCGGCCCCGACGAGCGCCGCCCCCGCGAGCGCCGCCACGACGTCGTACGTCGAGAGCTCGGTCGTGATCGGCACCTCGGCCCGCGGCCGCCCGATCCGCGCGTACTACCGTGGCGAGGAGGGCGCGCCGCACGTCCTGCTGGTGCTCGGCCAGATGCATGGCGACGAGAAGGACGGGATCGCCACCGCCCGCTGGATCCGCGACCACGCCCACCCGCGCCCCGGCACCGGGGTCTGGGTGGTGCCGACCATGAACCCCGACGGCAACGCGCGCGGCTCCCGCACCAACGGCCGTGGCGTCGACCTGAACCGCAACTGGCCGACCGACGGCTGGTCCGGCGCCCGCCGCGGCACCCGCTACTGGGGCGGTCCGCGACCGGCGAGCGAGCCGGAGACGAAGGCTATGATCGCCTTCCTGAGCCAGGTCCAGCCGGACCTGATCGCCTCGATCCACCAGCCGCTGCGGGCGATCGGGCGCGGCGGCCACGGGAAGTGGGAGAGGCGGCTGGCCCGGTTCCTGCACCTGCCACGCCGCTACCTCGGCGTCGGCAACCCGTCGGGAACCGACGCCCCGACCCTCACCGCCTGGTACGACGCCACCCTGGGCGAGTACGGCGCCGCCACCACCATCGAGTACGGCGCCCGCACCTCCCACCGCTACCGCACCAAGGTCGCGGGTCGCGGGATCCTGCGTGCCGCCCGCGTCCATTGA
- a CDS encoding sodium-translocating pyrophosphatase, with protein MPRSFVVPQVADVEVSGGDLALVAIVAAIALGSLGMAVLFRSEVLRAGEGTPNMQRIAQAVQEGANAYLTRQFRTLTIFAAIAFVVLLALPAHTADGASGLQSEWAVRISRSIFFLVGAGFSGAVGYLGMSLAVRANLRVAAAANEQGRDPAMNIGFRTGAFVGMFTVGLGLLGASVVVMVFQETAPNVLEGFGFGAALLAMFMRVGGGIFTKAADVGADLVGKVEQNIPEDDPRNAATIADNVGDNVGDCAGMAADLFESYAVTLVAALILGSQAFGDKGLVFPLIVPAIGALSAIAGVYLTKPRAGENGLTTINRSFYISAAVGLVASAIAAFVYLPGEWSEFGTGADADLSPQLFAAGAVAIGIVLAAAILSLTGYFTGTEHRPVNDVARTSLTGHATVILSGLSVGLESAVYTAIVIGAAVFGAALLAGGTTGLALFAVALAGCGLLTTVGVIVAMDTFGPVSDNAQGIAEMSGDVSEEGAQILTELDAVGNTTKAITKGIAIATAVLAASALFASYTQSAFADAGDVLSEEFLVYDAKLIVGALLGAGVVFLFSGLAINAVGRAAGAVVFEVRRQFREIPGIMEGTGRPEYGRVVDIVTRDSLRELATPGILAILSPIAVGFGLGVGPLAGFLVGAIASGTLMAVFLANAGGAWDNAKKLVEDGHHGGKGSEAHAATVTGDTVGDPFKDTAGPAINPLLKVMNLVSLLIVGAIVSLSYGEDENDLVRILIALAAAAGIFAAVYISKQRTSAIDDDATEPSVAGSA; from the coding sequence ATGCCCCGTTCGTTCGTCGTCCCGCAGGTAGCAGATGTCGAAGTCAGCGGGGGCGACCTCGCCCTCGTGGCGATCGTGGCCGCGATCGCCCTCGGCTCACTCGGCATGGCCGTGCTGTTCAGATCGGAGGTGCTGCGCGCGGGCGAGGGCACGCCGAACATGCAGCGCATCGCCCAGGCGGTCCAGGAGGGGGCGAACGCCTACCTCACCCGCCAGTTCCGGACCCTGACGATCTTCGCGGCCATCGCGTTCGTCGTCCTCCTCGCGCTCCCGGCCCACACGGCCGACGGCGCGTCGGGGCTGCAGTCGGAGTGGGCGGTGCGGATCTCCCGGTCGATCTTCTTCCTGGTGGGGGCCGGGTTCTCGGGGGCGGTGGGCTACCTCGGCATGTCGCTGGCGGTGCGCGCCAACCTGCGGGTCGCGGCCGCGGCCAACGAGCAGGGACGCGACCCGGCCATGAACATCGGGTTCCGCACCGGCGCCTTCGTCGGCATGTTCACCGTCGGGCTCGGCCTGCTGGGCGCGAGCGTCGTGGTGATGGTCTTCCAGGAGACGGCGCCGAACGTGCTCGAGGGCTTCGGCTTCGGGGCCGCGCTGCTCGCGATGTTCATGCGGGTCGGCGGCGGCATCTTCACCAAGGCCGCCGACGTCGGCGCCGACCTGGTCGGCAAGGTCGAGCAGAACATCCCCGAGGACGACCCGCGCAACGCCGCGACCATCGCCGACAACGTGGGCGACAACGTCGGCGACTGCGCCGGCATGGCGGCCGACCTGTTCGAGTCGTACGCCGTCACCCTGGTCGCGGCGCTCATCCTCGGCTCGCAGGCGTTCGGCGACAAGGGCCTGGTGTTCCCGCTGATCGTCCCGGCGATCGGCGCGCTGTCCGCGATCGCGGGCGTCTACCTCACCAAGCCGCGCGCCGGCGAGAACGGCCTGACGACGATCAACCGCTCGTTCTACATCTCCGCCGCGGTCGGCCTGGTGGCGAGCGCGATCGCCGCGTTCGTCTACCTGCCGGGCGAGTGGAGCGAGTTCGGCACCGGCGCCGACGCCGACCTGAGCCCGCAGCTGTTCGCGGCGGGCGCCGTCGCGATCGGCATCGTCCTGGCGGCGGCGATCCTCTCGCTGACCGGCTACTTCACCGGCACCGAGCACCGCCCGGTCAACGACGTCGCCCGCACCTCCCTCACCGGTCACGCCACCGTGATCCTCTCCGGCCTGTCGGTCGGTCTCGAGTCCGCCGTCTACACCGCGATCGTGATCGGCGCGGCGGTGTTCGGCGCGGCCCTCCTTGCCGGCGGTACGACGGGCCTGGCGCTGTTCGCCGTCGCCCTGGCCGGCTGCGGCCTGTTGACCACGGTCGGCGTCATCGTCGCGATGGACACCTTCGGCCCGGTCTCCGACAACGCCCAGGGCATCGCCGAGATGTCCGGCGACGTGAGCGAGGAGGGGGCCCAGATCCTCACCGAGCTGGACGCGGTCGGCAACACGACCAAGGCGATCACCAAGGGCATCGCGATCGCGACGGCCGTGCTCGCGGCGAGCGCCCTGTTCGCGTCGTACACCCAGAGCGCGTTCGCCGATGCCGGCGACGTGCTGAGCGAGGAGTTCCTGGTCTACGACGCCAAGCTGATCGTCGGCGCGCTGCTCGGTGCGGGCGTGGTGTTCCTGTTCTCCGGACTGGCGATCAACGCCGTCGGCCGGGCGGCGGGCGCGGTCGTCTTCGAGGTGCGCCGCCAGTTCCGCGAGATCCCCGGGATCATGGAGGGCACCGGGCGCCCGGAGTACGGCCGCGTGGTCGACATCGTCACCCGTGACTCGCTGCGCGAGCTGGCCACGCCCGGAATCCTGGCGATCCTGAGCCCGATCGCGGTGGGCTTCGGTCTCGGCGTCGGCCCGCTGGCGGGCTTCCTGGTCGGTGCGATCGCGTCCGGCACCCTGATGGCGGTCTTCCTCGCCAACGCCGGTGGCGCCTGGGACAACGCGAAGAAGCTGGTCGAGGACGGCCACCACGGCGGCAAGGGCTCCGAGGCGCACGCCGCCACGGTCACCGGCGACACCGTGGGCGACCCGTTCAAGGACACGGCCGGCCCCGCGATCAACCCGCTGCTCAAGGTGATGAACCTCGTGTCGCTGCTGATCGTCGGCGCCATCGTCAGCCTCTCCTACGGCGAGGACGAGAACGACCTGGTCCGGATCCTCATCGCGCTCGCCGCCGCGGCCGGCATCTTCGCGGCGGTCTACATCTCCAAGCAGCGCACCTCCGCGATCGACGACGACGCCACGGAGCCGTCGGTCGCCGGATCGGCCTGA
- a CDS encoding STAS domain-containing protein, translated as MNLTLSTREVGGRTVVAVGGEIDVYTAPKLRDTITELVAGGTYQIVVDMQAVEFLDSTGLGVLVGGLKKVRAHDGSLELVCNADRLLKIFKITGLAKVFVIHDSADAIV; from the coding sequence GTGAATCTGACACTGTCGACGCGCGAGGTCGGTGGGCGCACCGTCGTCGCCGTGGGTGGCGAGATCGACGTCTACACCGCCCCGAAGCTCCGCGACACCATCACCGAGCTCGTGGCGGGCGGCACGTACCAGATCGTCGTCGACATGCAGGCGGTCGAGTTCCTCGACTCCACGGGCCTCGGTGTCCTGGTCGGCGGCCTGAAGAAGGTCCGCGCCCACGACGGCTCGCTCGAGCTGGTCTGCAACGCCGACCGGCTGCTCAAGATCTTCAAGATCACCGGGCTGGCCAAGGTCTTCGTGATCCACGACTCGGCCGACGCCATCGTTTAA
- a CDS encoding DEAD/DEAH box helicase: MTAQPDLDVAPTRRRDPEALLDRLVALPSRADRLTHRAQVPARSARTAAWPAWADPDVVAAYSARGVALPWQHQVAAAEAAHRGAHVVVATGTASGKSLAYLLPALSDVRAARGPRGQRGASVLYLAPTKALAHDQWAAIRDLGVDVRVATHDGDSTPEEREWTRDHAEYVLSNPDMLHRSLLPGHERWTSFFRSLRYVVIDECHHYRGVFGAHVAQIVRRLRRICAFHGASPTFVLASATVADPDLTARRMTGLDVVAVTEDGSPRGALALGLWEPPLTSYQGENGAPVRRPATAETADLLADLVVDDVRTLAFVRSRHGVETVARRAGELVEEVDPSLAGRVDSYRGGYLPEERRALERALRSGRLLGMAATNALELGIDISGLDAVVVTGYPGTRAAFWQQVGRAGRDGGGALGLFVARDDPLDTYLVHHPEALLGRPVEGTVFDTDNPYVLGPHLCAAAQELPVTVADAPLFGPRMREVLGSLVERGLLRRRAAGWYWTDRARAADLADIRSAGGAQVQLVEADTGRVVGTVDGGRAHSTAHQGAVYLHRGETWLVESLDLDEHVATLRRADVDHTTTARDVTDIEIVEEREHVDWGPCRVTFGTVEVTSRVTSYLRRRTRTGEVIDEKPLDLPARTLSTAAVWWTVPDSVVAELLSGSGLTPADLPGAAHAAEHCSIGLLPLFATCDRWDIGGVSTARHPDTGVLTVFVHDGHPGGAGFAERGYLTAAAWLRATRATIAACECATGCPSCIQSPKCGNGNDPLDKAGAVVLLDALLREAPIS; encoded by the coding sequence GTGACCGCCCAGCCCGATCTCGACGTCGCGCCGACCCGGCGACGCGACCCCGAGGCACTGCTCGACCGGCTGGTCGCGCTGCCCTCGCGGGCGGACCGACTGACCCATCGCGCCCAGGTTCCCGCGCGGTCCGCGCGGACCGCGGCCTGGCCGGCGTGGGCCGATCCGGACGTCGTCGCGGCGTACTCCGCGCGCGGCGTCGCCCTGCCCTGGCAGCACCAGGTGGCCGCCGCCGAGGCCGCCCACCGAGGTGCGCACGTCGTGGTCGCGACCGGCACGGCATCCGGCAAGTCGCTCGCGTACCTCCTGCCCGCCCTCTCCGACGTCCGTGCCGCCCGCGGGCCCCGGGGACAGCGCGGCGCGTCGGTGCTCTACCTCGCGCCCACCAAGGCGCTGGCCCACGACCAGTGGGCGGCGATCCGCGACCTGGGGGTCGACGTACGGGTGGCGACGCACGACGGCGACTCCACTCCCGAGGAGCGGGAGTGGACCCGCGACCACGCCGAGTACGTCCTCTCCAACCCCGACATGCTGCACCGCTCCCTGCTGCCCGGCCACGAGCGCTGGACCTCGTTCTTCCGGTCGCTGCGCTATGTGGTGATCGACGAGTGCCACCACTACCGCGGCGTGTTCGGGGCCCACGTCGCCCAGATCGTGCGTCGGCTGCGGCGGATCTGCGCGTTCCACGGAGCCTCGCCGACCTTCGTGCTGGCGTCCGCCACGGTCGCGGACCCCGATCTCACCGCCCGCCGGATGACCGGGCTCGACGTGGTCGCGGTGACCGAGGACGGCTCGCCCCGTGGCGCGCTCGCGCTCGGGCTGTGGGAGCCGCCGCTGACGTCGTACCAAGGGGAGAACGGCGCACCGGTCCGCCGCCCCGCCACCGCCGAGACCGCCGACCTGCTCGCCGACCTGGTGGTCGACGACGTCCGCACCCTCGCCTTCGTGCGCTCCCGCCACGGCGTCGAGACCGTGGCCCGGCGCGCCGGCGAGCTGGTCGAGGAGGTCGACCCGTCGCTGGCCGGCCGGGTCGACTCGTACCGCGGTGGCTACCTGCCCGAAGAGCGCCGCGCGCTCGAGCGGGCCCTGCGCAGCGGGCGGCTTCTCGGCATGGCCGCCACCAATGCGCTCGAGCTCGGCATCGACATCAGCGGGCTCGACGCCGTCGTGGTCACCGGATATCCCGGTACCCGCGCGGCCTTCTGGCAGCAGGTCGGTCGAGCCGGGCGCGACGGCGGCGGCGCGCTCGGGCTGTTCGTGGCCCGCGACGACCCGCTCGACACCTATCTCGTCCACCACCCCGAGGCACTGCTCGGCCGACCGGTCGAGGGCACCGTCTTCGACACCGACAACCCCTACGTCCTCGGACCCCACCTGTGCGCGGCCGCGCAGGAGCTGCCCGTCACGGTGGCCGACGCGCCGCTGTTCGGCCCCCGGATGCGCGAGGTCCTCGGCTCGCTCGTCGAGCGCGGACTGCTGCGCCGCCGCGCGGCCGGCTGGTACTGGACCGACCGGGCCCGGGCCGCCGACCTCGCCGACATCCGCTCCGCCGGCGGCGCCCAGGTGCAGCTCGTCGAGGCCGACACCGGCCGCGTGGTCGGCACCGTCGACGGCGGCCGCGCCCACAGCACCGCCCACCAGGGCGCCGTCTACCTCCACCGCGGCGAGACCTGGCTCGTCGAGTCACTCGACCTCGACGAGCACGTCGCCACCCTGCGCCGCGCCGACGTCGACCACACCACCACCGCTCGCGACGTCACCGACATCGAGATCGTCGAGGAGCGCGAGCACGTCGACTGGGGGCCCTGCCGGGTCACGTTCGGCACCGTCGAGGTGACCAGCCGGGTCACGTCCTACCTGCGTCGGCGGACCCGCACCGGCGAGGTGATCGACGAGAAGCCGCTCGACCTCCCCGCCCGCACCCTGTCGACCGCCGCGGTCTGGTGGACCGTGCCGGACTCCGTCGTCGCCGAGCTGCTCAGCGGCTCCGGGCTCACCCCCGCCGACCTGCCCGGCGCCGCCCACGCCGCGGAGCACTGCTCCATCGGCCTCCTTCCACTGTTCGCGACCTGCGACCGCTGGGACATCGGCGGCGTCTCGACCGCCCGCCACCCCGACACCGGCGTCCTCACCGTCTTCGTCCACGACGGCCACCCCGGCGGCGCGGGCTTCGCCGAGCGCGGCTACCTCACCGCCGCCGCCTGGCTGCGCGCCACCCGGGCCACGATCGCGGCCTGCGAATGCGCGACCGGGTGCCCGTCGTGCATCCAGTCGCCGAAGTGCGGCAACGGCAACGACCCGCTCGACAAGGCCGGCGCCGTCGTACTGCTGGACGCACTGCTGCGGGAGGCGCCGATCTCCTAG
- a CDS encoding Rv3654c family TadE-like protein, which translates to MSQRGAATVLTVAMAGVLLLTGAAAGVVGALVVAHRRAQAAADLAALASATSLATGGATAASPGPCAAAVDIARANGARLVSCWVDDLDVTVEVRVPGPRWLGQTHDLSATARAGPATARGP; encoded by the coding sequence ATGAGCCAGCGGGGTGCCGCCACCGTCCTCACCGTCGCCATGGCCGGCGTACTGCTCCTCACCGGTGCCGCCGCCGGCGTCGTCGGTGCACTCGTCGTCGCCCATCGCCGCGCCCAGGCCGCCGCTGACCTGGCCGCCCTCGCCTCCGCCACCAGCCTCGCCACTGGTGGCGCGACCGCCGCCTCACCGGGTCCCTGCGCGGCCGCCGTCGACATCGCCCGCGCCAACGGCGCTCGACTCGTCTCCTGCTGGGTCGACGACCTCGACGTCACCGTCGAAGTCCGCGTCCCCGGACCTCGCTGGCTCGGTCAGACCCACGACCTGTCCGCCACGGCCCGCGCCGGCCCCGCCACCGCCCGCGGCCCGTGA
- a CDS encoding TadE family type IV pilus minor pilin has product MTAELALALPVLLAVTAGLAWLLAVAVGQIRTLDAARETARALARGDDAAAALALGEQVAPPGTRLSISRSGDRVVVRARGRIRGPGGLFGAIPGATLRADAVALTEPGADGPREADR; this is encoded by the coding sequence GTGACGGCCGAGCTGGCCCTGGCCCTGCCCGTGCTGCTGGCCGTCACCGCGGGCCTGGCCTGGCTGCTCGCGGTCGCGGTCGGCCAGATCCGCACCCTCGACGCCGCCCGCGAGACCGCCCGTGCCCTCGCGCGCGGCGACGACGCAGCAGCCGCGCTCGCCCTCGGCGAACAGGTCGCGCCACCCGGCACCCGGCTGTCCATCTCCCGCTCCGGGGATCGCGTCGTGGTCCGCGCCCGGGGGCGGATCCGCGGACCTGGCGGGCTGTTCGGCGCGATCCCGGGCGCCACACTGCGCGCCGACGCCGTCGCGCTCACCGAGCCCGGCGCCGACGGGCCACGGGAAGCGGACCGATGA
- a CDS encoding DUF4244 domain-containing protein, producing the protein MSLPTPRPSERGVTTAEYAVATAAAAGFAGLLFKLLTGGFGDKLIKTLFDHVLKLLGLG; encoded by the coding sequence TTGTCCCTGCCCACCCCTCGCCCCTCCGAACGCGGCGTCACGACCGCCGAGTACGCCGTCGCCACCGCAGCCGCGGCCGGATTCGCCGGCCTGCTCTTCAAGCTGCTCACCGGTGGCTTCGGCGACAAGCTGATCAAGACGCTCTTCGACCATGTGCTCAAGCTGCTCGGGCTCGGCTGA
- a CDS encoding type II secretion system F family protein, with the protein MGEAALVGLLAGLGALLGLLPRPTAAMVVPDATRVLANPSPHPGAGDGLLRRARLLWALLAGSGAAALLGGPLALPAGVVVGAAVAAAAARTEPKAVRLRREQVRRDLPHVVTLLAAALRSGAAPADAIELVCRALPGPAAERLADVSARLRLGGDAAATWTRLADDPDLAPLGRALGRAHRTGAPVVGAVEALADELGARARAEVEDRARAVGVRAAVPLGVCLLPSFLLLGIVPLAVSLATTIAP; encoded by the coding sequence ATGGGTGAGGCGGCGCTGGTCGGTCTGCTCGCCGGTCTCGGCGCGCTCCTCGGCCTGCTGCCCCGTCCGACCGCTGCCATGGTCGTCCCCGATGCGACGCGCGTCCTCGCGAACCCGTCTCCTCACCCGGGCGCCGGCGACGGGCTCCTCCGTCGTGCCCGGCTGCTCTGGGCGCTGCTCGCCGGCTCCGGCGCGGCCGCGCTGCTCGGTGGGCCGCTCGCGCTCCCCGCCGGAGTCGTGGTCGGGGCTGCGGTCGCCGCCGCGGCGGCTCGGACGGAGCCGAAGGCGGTGCGGCTGCGCCGCGAGCAGGTACGCCGCGACCTGCCCCACGTCGTCACCCTCCTCGCCGCGGCCCTCCGCTCGGGCGCGGCTCCCGCCGACGCGATCGAGCTGGTCTGCCGCGCGCTCCCCGGTCCGGCCGCCGAGCGCCTCGCCGACGTCTCCGCCCGGCTGCGCCTCGGCGGTGACGCCGCCGCGACCTGGACCCGCCTCGCCGACGATCCGGACCTCGCTCCACTGGGCCGCGCACTCGGCCGAGCCCACCGCACCGGCGCGCCCGTGGTCGGCGCCGTCGAGGCGCTCGCCGACGAGCTCGGGGCTCGCGCCCGGGCCGAGGTCGAGGACCGGGCCCGAGCCGTGGGGGTCCGGGCCGCCGTCCCCCTGGGCGTCTGCCTGCTCCCCTCCTTCCTCCTCCTCGGCATCGTCCCGCTCGCCGTCTCGCTCGCCACCACCATCGCGCCTTGA
- a CDS encoding type II secretion system F family protein encodes MAALLVAALAAGALLLLTPGPPRLRATSAAPRGHGPVLLTAGAAATVSVLAHGSTAGLVLPLLGLALTVAVVRAVSARRRDRAATDVRHRVVDLCDALRSELAAGQTPAAALDRAAVEWPLVAPAARAARAGGDVVASFRSLAAAPGGDALRVVAGAWQVAHRTGHGLADTLARVAADLRAGERTRRIVGGELASARATARLLAALPGLALVLGSGAGADPLRFLLGQPRGLACLVGGLAAGYAGLVWIEAIARDIERHG; translated from the coding sequence ATGGCCGCACTCCTGGTCGCGGCGCTCGCCGCCGGCGCCCTGCTCCTGCTGACGCCGGGCCCACCTCGGCTCCGCGCCACCTCGGCGGCCCCACGGGGTCACGGACCCGTGCTCCTCACGGCGGGCGCCGCCGCGACGGTGAGCGTGCTGGCCCACGGCTCCACCGCCGGGCTGGTCCTGCCGCTGCTCGGTCTCGCGCTCACCGTCGCGGTCGTGCGCGCGGTCTCCGCTCGACGTCGCGACCGGGCCGCGACCGACGTACGGCATCGGGTGGTCGACCTCTGCGACGCGCTCCGTTCCGAGCTCGCCGCGGGCCAGACCCCGGCCGCCGCCCTCGACCGGGCCGCTGTCGAGTGGCCGCTCGTCGCCCCCGCCGCCCGCGCGGCCCGGGCCGGTGGCGATGTCGTGGCCTCGTTCCGCTCCCTCGCCGCGGCGCCGGGTGGCGATGCGCTCCGGGTGGTGGCCGGCGCCTGGCAGGTCGCGCACCGCACCGGTCACGGGCTCGCCGACACGCTCGCCCGGGTCGCCGCCGACCTCCGGGCGGGGGAGCGCACCCGTCGGATCGTCGGAGGCGAGCTGGCCTCGGCGCGCGCGACCGCCCGGCTGCTCGCCGCCCTGCCCGGACTCGCCCTGGTGCTCGGGTCGGGGGCGGGCGCGGACCCGCTGCGCTTCCTGCTCGGGCAGCCCCGCGGCCTGGCCTGCCTCGTCGGCGGACTGGCCGCCGGGTACGCCGGCCTGGTCTGGATCGAGGCCATCGCCCGCGACATCGAACGCCATGGGTGA